One Papaver somniferum cultivar HN1 chromosome 10, ASM357369v1, whole genome shotgun sequence genomic window carries:
- the LOC113317701 gene encoding protein NRT1/ PTR FAMILY 1.2-like, with amino-acid sequence MSYREAEEEKMELVEQTQNQENPIQENSSTKGGLKTLPFIIVNEAFEKVASYGIQPNLILYLMNEYHYSIATGVTILSMWSASSNFLAIFGAFLSDSYLGRFRVIALGSIASFLGIVQLCLTAMFPQMKPKPCDLSLNVCDSATPAQFLFLLSSLGLMSIGAGCIRPCSIAFGADQLPQKDDPAKNEETLQTYFNFYYATIGISTLLALTVIVYIQDHLGWKVGFAVPAMLMFLSALFFFLGNSFYIKVKASTSLFTGFAKVFVAAWRNRRLDLALAPHTINSDGVYYYSKDLEPVAPSNNLRFLNKACIIRDPVEDLKPDGSPAKLWELCTVSQVETLKSLIRVIPIWSTGFMIYMTLSQNSIPVLQAKTMNRHITTNFEIPAGSFALFTITTLTIWVAFYDRVIVPILAKYTGKPNGISATIRMGIGLLLSCIAMAVAGIVERIRRRNSVEENFSISALWLVPQFCLIGLAEAFNAIGQIEFYYRQLPKSMSSVAVAFFTLGTAFSGLLGGLIISVVDKVTKSGDSKESWVSRNPNLGHYDYYYWFLTFLSVVNFFYFVICCWCYGPCGEEENARASDDVGEVNEGMLENS; translated from the exons ATGAGCTACAGAGAAGCAGAGGAGGAGAAAATGGAATTAGTGGAGCAAACTCAGAATCAAGAAAACCCCATACAAGAGAATTCAAGTACAAAGGGTGGTCTAAAAACCCTTCCTTTCATCATAG TGAATGAAGCATTTGAGAAAGTAGCAAGCTATGGGATTCAACCAAATTTGATTTTGTATTTGATGAATGAGTACCATTACAGTATTGCTACTGGGGTAACTATTTTGTCTATGTGGTCAGCTTCATCAAATTTCTTGGCTATTTTTGGGGCTTTTCTTTCTGATTCATACTTGGGAAGATTCAGAGTTATTGCTTTGGGTTCCATTGCTAGCTTTCTT GGGATAGTCCAGCTATGCTTGACAGCAATGTTTCCACAAATGAAACCGAAACCTTGTGATTTGTCTTTAAATGTATGTGACTCGGCGACACCAGCTCAGTTCCTTTTTCTATTATCATCTCTTGGACTAATGTCTATTGGAGCTGGTTGCATTAGACCGTGTTCGATAGCATTTGGTGCCGATCAGTTGCCCCAAAAAGATGACCCCGCAAAAAATGAAGAGACATTACAGACCTACTTCAACTTTTATTATGCTACAATTGGAATTTCAACTTTGCTTGCCTTGACAGTTATCGTTTATATTCAAGATCACTTGGGATGGAAAGTGGGTTTTGCAGTTCCTGCCATGCTCATGTTCTTGTCTGCTCTTTTCTTCTTCCTTGGGAATTCTTTCTACATCAAAGTGAAAGCCAGCACAAGCCTATTTACTGGATTTGCTAAAGTCTTCGTAGCGGCATGGAGAAATAGACGTCTTGATCTTGCTCTTGCTCCCCACACAATCAACTCGGATGGGGTTTATTACTACAGCAAGGATTTAGAGCCTGTTGCACCATCAAACAATCTAAG GTTTCTAAATAAAGCTTGCATCATTAGAGATCCCGTAGAAGATTTAAAACCTGACGGATCACCTGCCAAACTGTGGGAGCTCTGCACTGTCAGTCAAGTAGAAACCCTCAAATCACTAATCAGAGTTATCCCTATCTGGTCTACCGGTTTCATGATCTATATGACACTCTCACAGAACTCCATTCCAGTTCTCCAAGCAAAAACCATGAATCGACACATAACCACTAACTTTGAAATTCCAGCAGGGTCCTTTGCCTTGTTCACAATTACTACGTTAACAATATGGGTAGCGTTTTATGATCGAGTAATTGTTCCCATACTTGCAAAGTACACCGGAAAGCCAAATGGGATCAGTGCAACAATAAGAATGGGTATTGGATTATTGCTCTCATGCATAGCCATGGCTGTTGCAGGAATAGTAGAACGCATTCGCAGAAGAAATTCAGTCGAAGAAAACTTTTCCATATCGGCACTATGGTTAGTGCCACAATTTTGTTTGATTGGTTTAGCGGAGGCTTTTAATGCAATTGGACAAATAGAATTTTATTACAGGCAGCTTCCAAAGAGCATGTCTAGCGTTGCAGTGGCATTTTTCACATTGGGTACAGCTTTTTCGGGTTTGTTAGGGGGTTTAATCATAAGTGTTGTTGATAAAGTTACCAAGAGTGGTGATAGCAAAGAGAGTTGGGTGTCCAGaaatcctaatttgggtcactATGATTACTATTATTGGTTTCTTACTTTCTTGAGTGTGGTCAACTTTTTCTACTTTGTAATTTGTTGTTGGTGCTATGGGCCATGTGGAGAAGAGGAAAATGCTAGGGCTTCTGATGATGTAGGAGAAGTTAATGAAGGGATGTTGGAAAACTCGTAG